One genomic region from Lycorma delicatula isolate Av1 chromosome 1, ASM4794821v1, whole genome shotgun sequence encodes:
- the LOC142317411 gene encoding cytochrome b5 reductase 4-like isoform X3, producing MSQSLKNTQMEVLQVYKYILFSTATRTTAPEIHLHFLTNDTCRVKVNWFSSVVQLGGGVKWPGKASVDKEGFIRLHLDKMKEGNWSVPFKQLLGNKNYSTEIPRTWKTTVIRRQQLNYDSCLLTIQHNEPVYNHIGTGRHITIHQKVKGLMRRYQYTPVPFLPLKSLNDPNPVPGNWFSTKNNIYLFVKSYPNGTLSKWLCEQDVGDEITVSNPQGTFDVSLLRNATEVYFFAGGTGLAPVLSLSVWLLQTTREERDIVWKKEMNKMANDFKNFKVEYILSRPKSEKWSGRKGRINLDMLKDIVEPFHPNKPECNNRFFGICGQVTFTITLWRNLTTELGYPANKVYRFLGQ from the exons ATGTcccaaa GtcttaaaaacacacaaatgGAAGTGCTGcaagtttataaatacattttgttttcaactgCAACAAGAACTACTGCACCCGAG atacaTCTTCATTTTCTAACAAATGATACCTGCAGAGTAAAAGTAAATTGGTTTTCAAGCGTAGTTCAGTTGGGTGGTGGTGTTAAATGGCCGGGCAAAGCTTCAGTCGATAAAGAAGGATTTATAAGATTGCACCTAGATAAAATGAAAGAAGGAAACTGGTCAGTTCCGTTTAAACAACTcctaggaaataaaaattattcaactgaAATTCCCAGAACATGGAAGACTACGGTTATTAGAAGACAACAGCTAAATTATGATTCTTGCCTTCTGACTATCCAGCATAATGAGCCTGTTTACAACCATATAGGAACGGGTCGTCATATAACAATTCACCAGAAAGTTAAAG gtTTAATGAGGCGTTATCAATACACACCAGTGCCATTTTTACCGCTAAAATCTCTTAATGATCCAAATCCAGTTCCAGGAAACTGGttctcaacaaaaaataatatatatttatttgtaaaatcctATCCTAATGGAACCCTCAGCAAGTGGCTCTGTGAACAGGATGTTGGTGATGAAATCACAGTGAGTAATCCACAAGGCACATTTGATGTCTCACTATTAAGAAATGCAACAGAAGTGTATTTTTTTGCTGGAGGAACAGGGCTAGCTCCTGTTTTGTCTCTATCAGTTTGGCTGCTACAAACTACTAG GGAAGAGAGAGACATAGTATGGAAGAAAGAAATGAACAAGATggcaaatgattttaaaaa TTTTAAAGTTGAATATATACTATCGCGACCTAAGAGTGAGAAGTGGTCTGGCCGTAAAGGAAGAATAAATCTGGATATGCTAAAAGATATAGTTGAACCATTTCATCCGAATAAACCTGAGTGCAATAATAGATTCTTTGGGATAtgtggacaagtaacattcacgATCACGTTATGGAG
- the LOC142317411 gene encoding cytochrome b5 reductase 4-like isoform X2: protein MEVLQVYKYILFSTATRTTAPEIHLHFLTNDTCRVKVNWFSSVVQLGGGVKWPGKASVDKEGFIRLHLDKMKEGNWSVPFKQLLGNKNYSTEIPRTWKTTVIRRQQLNYDSCLLTIQHNEPVYNHIGTGRHITIHQKVKGLMRRYQYTPVPFLPLKSLNDPNPVPGNWFSTKNNIYLFVKSYPNGTLSKWLCEQDVGDEITVSNPQGTFDVSLLRNATEVYFFAGGTGLAPVLSLSVWLLQTTRDVSIKLFFFNREERDIVWKKEMNKMANDFKNFKVEYILSRPKSEKWSGRKGRINLDMLKDIVEPFHPNKPECNNRFFGICGQVTFTITLWRNLTTELGYPANKVYRFLGQ from the exons atgGAAGTGCTGcaagtttataaatacattttgttttcaactgCAACAAGAACTACTGCACCCGAG atacaTCTTCATTTTCTAACAAATGATACCTGCAGAGTAAAAGTAAATTGGTTTTCAAGCGTAGTTCAGTTGGGTGGTGGTGTTAAATGGCCGGGCAAAGCTTCAGTCGATAAAGAAGGATTTATAAGATTGCACCTAGATAAAATGAAAGAAGGAAACTGGTCAGTTCCGTTTAAACAACTcctaggaaataaaaattattcaactgaAATTCCCAGAACATGGAAGACTACGGTTATTAGAAGACAACAGCTAAATTATGATTCTTGCCTTCTGACTATCCAGCATAATGAGCCTGTTTACAACCATATAGGAACGGGTCGTCATATAACAATTCACCAGAAAGTTAAAG gtTTAATGAGGCGTTATCAATACACACCAGTGCCATTTTTACCGCTAAAATCTCTTAATGATCCAAATCCAGTTCCAGGAAACTGGttctcaacaaaaaataatatatatttatttgtaaaatcctATCCTAATGGAACCCTCAGCAAGTGGCTCTGTGAACAGGATGTTGGTGATGAAATCACAGTGAGTAATCCACAAGGCACATTTGATGTCTCACTATTAAGAAATGCAACAGAAGTGTATTTTTTTGCTGGAGGAACAGGGCTAGCTCCTGTTTTGTCTCTATCAGTTTGGCTGCTACAAACTACTAG GGATGTTAgcattaaactatttttcttcaaCAGGGAAGAGAGAGACATAGTATGGAAGAAAGAAATGAACAAGATggcaaatgattttaaaaa TTTTAAAGTTGAATATATACTATCGCGACCTAAGAGTGAGAAGTGGTCTGGCCGTAAAGGAAGAATAAATCTGGATATGCTAAAAGATATAGTTGAACCATTTCATCCGAATAAACCTGAGTGCAATAATAGATTCTTTGGGATAtgtggacaagtaacattcacgATCACGTTATGGAG
- the LOC142317411 gene encoding cytochrome b5 reductase 4-like isoform X1 — translation MSQSLKNTQMEVLQVYKYILFSTATRTTAPEIHLHFLTNDTCRVKVNWFSSVVQLGGGVKWPGKASVDKEGFIRLHLDKMKEGNWSVPFKQLLGNKNYSTEIPRTWKTTVIRRQQLNYDSCLLTIQHNEPVYNHIGTGRHITIHQKVKGLMRRYQYTPVPFLPLKSLNDPNPVPGNWFSTKNNIYLFVKSYPNGTLSKWLCEQDVGDEITVSNPQGTFDVSLLRNATEVYFFAGGTGLAPVLSLSVWLLQTTRDVSIKLFFFNREERDIVWKKEMNKMANDFKNFKVEYILSRPKSEKWSGRKGRINLDMLKDIVEPFHPNKPECNNRFFGICGQVTFTITLWRNLTTELGYPANKVYRFLGQ, via the exons ATGTcccaaa GtcttaaaaacacacaaatgGAAGTGCTGcaagtttataaatacattttgttttcaactgCAACAAGAACTACTGCACCCGAG atacaTCTTCATTTTCTAACAAATGATACCTGCAGAGTAAAAGTAAATTGGTTTTCAAGCGTAGTTCAGTTGGGTGGTGGTGTTAAATGGCCGGGCAAAGCTTCAGTCGATAAAGAAGGATTTATAAGATTGCACCTAGATAAAATGAAAGAAGGAAACTGGTCAGTTCCGTTTAAACAACTcctaggaaataaaaattattcaactgaAATTCCCAGAACATGGAAGACTACGGTTATTAGAAGACAACAGCTAAATTATGATTCTTGCCTTCTGACTATCCAGCATAATGAGCCTGTTTACAACCATATAGGAACGGGTCGTCATATAACAATTCACCAGAAAGTTAAAG gtTTAATGAGGCGTTATCAATACACACCAGTGCCATTTTTACCGCTAAAATCTCTTAATGATCCAAATCCAGTTCCAGGAAACTGGttctcaacaaaaaataatatatatttatttgtaaaatcctATCCTAATGGAACCCTCAGCAAGTGGCTCTGTGAACAGGATGTTGGTGATGAAATCACAGTGAGTAATCCACAAGGCACATTTGATGTCTCACTATTAAGAAATGCAACAGAAGTGTATTTTTTTGCTGGAGGAACAGGGCTAGCTCCTGTTTTGTCTCTATCAGTTTGGCTGCTACAAACTACTAG GGATGTTAgcattaaactatttttcttcaaCAGGGAAGAGAGAGACATAGTATGGAAGAAAGAAATGAACAAGATggcaaatgattttaaaaa TTTTAAAGTTGAATATATACTATCGCGACCTAAGAGTGAGAAGTGGTCTGGCCGTAAAGGAAGAATAAATCTGGATATGCTAAAAGATATAGTTGAACCATTTCATCCGAATAAACCTGAGTGCAATAATAGATTCTTTGGGATAtgtggacaagtaacattcacgATCACGTTATGGAG